atgtaggtcatgatggtcGAACTGCTATAAAAATCGAGTTTACatttctcttgagcaatttactttaactacaaaccactttacttgctttacatccactacgctcttccgtgcactttcaaagttattacctttatgaaatggtttttcatcgaaaacatATTTAATCACAATAAAGTTTTGAAcggatgtaatttttaccgctgcactaattcaaacccccccccctcttagtgtcaactcttttcctaacaccattagggttaagttaataggtaGCCTCtacaaataggagagaaccaaaagtCCATAAGCTAGgcctttttggctgccacctcttattctcctctcccattctcctctTCAACCAACAAATGTGGAGATTTGGGTAACAATTCGAGGAATGTCTTCGCAACCCCTatcgtgtggatcactgctagagagagagacaattgatctccttcatcttttcccatagatctgtaggaattcagggatatacgatctccctaggtaacacaactatctcacgcatggttttcagttttacgagtttttgtacaccaatctttacacgacgatgaaacctttttatgaaaatctgagatttttgttttttgttcttgcatatgatgtcacccttaGTTTTTTCTACAATTACGAGATTGTCCAAAGAAGTGATTAAGAGCATCGAGAGAGGAAGGAAAGAGGCAATAACATATAGGCTAGTGGCGAATGGCTTGTGGCGGTGGAAGATGGATACAAAGGATCTTATAGGTCCACCCCGCGTTGTTCGACGCTGTCATTGGAtaatgaaaaaggaagaaaaaaaatcttgcttAAAGCaatggctctgataccaggtgaaatATAATAACAAAGCATACTTGAATTAGTTAAATATAATagctatttatacatgttagaagTGAGAATTTTCCTCCTCTAATTATTAAGATTTCCTAATGCATCTAATTATTAAGATTTTATAATGCAATTGGAAAAATCTTATGTGATAGAGAATCAATTGGATTTCTCATTTAAAATAGATATCACCTCCTCCTAGTTTAATAATAAATCTACCCTTATTacctttattatttataaattatatgataATCAAGATTAACAATAGCTTTTCTTaattagaatttttttatattaagtaATGATATTCACACGTGGAGTCAAATTTGACACCtatcatttatataataatatattaattactaAACTTTTTAttaactctttcttctttcctttaaTAATCCATGTAGTATCTACACGAATTGAGTATCAATCAATACTACGATTTATAACTCAATATTATGATCTATAATAGTACCGATCTGACTATCCTATAAGGTTAATATCCAGTGCATTATTTCCTTGTAATGCTTCTTaatctaattttaatatataCCTATGAAATTTAGAAACTTACGGCAATCAATTGTTAATAGTTAGTTAGAGTAGAAATATTGAAGACCTAATGGGAATTAATATTATTATGAGCTAAATATTGTGATGGTAAAAATATTTAAGTGCGTCTTAAGTCtttgattttaatttataattttaatataacaaCGTTTTTTTTGTTTGGAGGTATTGCTGCCATATAATAAAACTTGTTTGGAGCAATGACGCAATTGGGAGGGTAGATATGTTAAAACATCAAAGGAAAAGCAAATGGAGACTATTAATAGAGCTGCAGGGAGGAGTTGCCAGGGAGCCACAACTAACGACCCGAACAAAACAGAGGGGAAACGTACGTGCCGGCCTTGAAGCTCGGAGATCTTCCCGGGCTTCAACAAGGCGGAGAGTTATTGTTGCCCACGCTTGCCGATCTCCTCCCCCCTCTTCCCCTCCCCGCCTTCTTCGGCTCAATCCAACACACCGCCTCCTCTGTTGGATTCGGTTTCTCGGCGTTTGACCTCCGATCGCCAGGCCCCCATGAATCAGGGGGCCCTGCTCGAACTTCCTCACGCCGACGACAGCCCTGCGAGCAGCAAGGCAGAAGAATGCACGGACCTGGACATGGCCAATCTTAACATCGATGCAGAAACGGGTGAGCCGATCGGTCCATTCTTCACTGGACGCATCCTCATTTTTGCCTCAGTTAGTTGTTTTGATGGTGAATTCTTTGGTGACGCTTAGCGAAGAGGCGATCGGAGGTGGTGGAGTGGCTAAACTATATGATCCCCGACTTCAACATGAGCGTTGAAGCTTCGGCGGAGGAGCTGAGAGCTAGGTTGGTCGACGGTACCGTCTTTTGCCGCATCCTGAAGCGGATCATTCCTGCCTCTTCAGAGGTGGTTGAATCATTGGCGATCAATTTGCAGTTTTGGTGTTGGTTCTCGGTACAGGAACTCGATTTTTCAGTGATGATATGAACTCCGATCGCAGATTGTTGATGGTCATTGTGTTACCGAGGAGGAGCGCTTGGATAACATAGGCAGGTTTGTTTCAGCTGTCAAGAAGATGGGATTGCCCAGCTTTCGGGTGACAGACCTCCAACAGGTAAACATGTGGATGCAACTGTGAGAACTCTTATTTGGTTTTGATGATGCTTGTAATTCCACGCATAAGTTAAAACAATTTCGGTTTGGATAATGATTTAGGTTGTTACGTGATCAGGGACCTGTGACTGCCGTAGTATATTGCCTTTGGTCTCTGAGGGATCATCTCAGCTGGGACTATGGTGAAGATAAGGACTCACCAAGAAAGTTCGTTGGTGACCCAATAGAAAGGTCAAAACCTCTGGCACTCAATAGGCCAAAGACACCGAAGGTTTTGAGTGTGAAAAACAGTCAAATGGAGCAACACTCTGTAAACTCAGGAGAAAACAGAATAAACAGCTTTGTGGATTTGCGATTGAAGCATGTTCGGCAAACTAATCCTGTGTTATCAGGTATGGTCATGCTTGTGAAGCTCTCTATAGCAGTCATTGCCTACATTATGTACTAgtggatcaaagaaaatgttggtTCAGCCTCTTTTTTGTTGTAAAAACAGATGGTAACAAGCAATCAATAAATTTTGATATTCTCAGACAGAAAACTGAACAGTTCAAAATGTCATGCACCTTAAGACACAAACAAAATTAACACAAAAGCTTTTGACACTTCATGATAATGGGAAATAGTTACAGCCCATAAGCAGACATGGTAGTGTTGGTAGGTAGTTCGTTTCACATGTTGTGTTTTACTGTTCATGTTCTTTGCGATGTTCATGTGTGTGCTTAGGTTTTTGGGACAGATAAATGTCTAAGTCCTCTTGTTCTTTTTTGCTCTTTTATTAATGTTATTGACTAATGTAACTAATGTACAATCTGGGAAGTAATACTTAAATTGATGTATTACACAGAAAAGTGTTTTTTCATCACTTTCTTGGGGATCAAAAGGTCCTCTGAGTTCATGTTCACAAACTGTTGCTTGCATAACTGATTGCAAGAGTTTCATGCTTTCTATGCTAATTTTCTTAAGTTAGCTTTTGCTTGTGTTAGATCCATCAACTCCTCGCTCTCATCATAGCGGACATAAGTTCCACGAGCTTTTCCAGCTAAAACAAGGACACTACTATGAACTTTCTGCCGCTAAGATTTCTGAAATGATGGAATCAAACAATTTAGATGTAAGCTCTTCAGTTCGTTTACCATGATAGAGGTTTgttttttgctaaattttttatatcTTCATAGTTTTTGCTTCGGtatttcttacatgcatttgttaAATCATTCTTTGTAGAATGCCCCCACTCAATCGCTTTTAAGTGTCATAAATGGGATTCTCGATGAAAACATCGAAAGGCAGAATGGAGAAATACCTTATGTATGTAACAAGTATGAGTTAAGTTAGTTTGTGGTCTCCATAAATGTCTGTCTAATATATATTCTCTTCTGTTTGTTCATCAGAGCTTTTTCTAGCCTATATAAGTATAATCTTATATTCAAACTTTGATATTTTAGCACTTTTTCCCCTAGCGTGTAGCATGCCTGCTAAAAAAGGTTGTGCAAGAGATTGAACGGCGCATTTCGACGCAAGCAGAGCATATACGAAATGTAAGAGAGGATGCTTTCACATTTATTATCTATCAAGACATTATCTTATTATTGTTTATGTTCAATTAGCAAAATAATCTCATCAAAATACGTGAAGACAAGTATCACTCAAGGATTAGAGTGCTAGAGACACTTGCGAATACGTTGAATGAAGAAACACAGGTATTTTCATTACAATGCAGCCATCTTTTTGGTGCTAGATAATGATTAATTTTCATGATTCAGATGGTTATGAACCAACTTCAGCATCTAAAGGTCAGTCTCTCTCCATCCCTAATTTGTTCGTAAATTCTATACTTGATGCTTTCTGTCTCTTAATCTCAAAGCTTGTATTTTCAAATTTAGTTATGGAAAAAAATGATTTTCTTGATATCCTATCTATTTTTTAGTTATATTTGACTTTAACTTTAAGACACCCTCCGCTGTCCATGTATCCATGTAGCTGATGCATAACATGCGCAAATGCAGATATAAATTGTCCAACTTTGGAAAACCACAGTTACAATAAATATTTGATCTCTTATAAATTCTAATTTAGGCCTGTTTTCATATATTGTGCAACCTTTTCAACCCGTATAACAGATGTATAACCAACATACTGCTGTTTATTTCCTGATGAGAAGTCATGATATCTTGAGGTACACCTAGATACCCTTTCAATTTGATTTGTGGAGAAATTCTTCCCAAAAAAATACTTCCTTACATGGAGGATATGTTGCATATTCTGGTGTCTTAAGACTCTTGGACAAGAAAGCATCATGTTCCTATTATACAGTTAGTCACTCACACCTTGCTCCTGAATTCATCTAAATATTGAGGGAAAATCAACAAAGACTTGTATAGCATACTTTAGTAGCAGCAATGATAATTCTGGCAAGCCTTTTGTAGAAAGGAGAAAAAATTTTTGAGATTAAAATTTACCATAAATATTAATCATTATTAATAATAGTATTATTATCACAAATGGTAAGTGATGAAGACAGGTTTTGAACCCTACAATAATCTAACAAAATGTTTAACAGCTACCACCTTTAGGTTTTTTGTAAATTTAGATGAATTTCTGTTGCTAGTGCTTTTTTTTAAAGAAGTGTCTACTATTATGGGAGAATGTCATGAACTTATCCGCTAGTAGGCAGTATGTTTGTGAGCTCCCTAGAGACATCCTTTCTAAAATAGCACTCTTCACTGTAACTTTAATGTTAAGTATTGCCTAAATTTCATTGTGTTCAATAAATATGGCAGGATGTTGGACTTAGACTTCAGATTGTCAGAAAAAAGACATGTGGTTGACAGCACATTTAAGAGTATATGGATAGAAAATCTCACAATTTTTAAGGTGATTGAATTGTTGCTTTGGAACACATGAGTTTTTTAAGAAcaggttatttttatttttgactttGAGGTAGGGTTTGTTCTAGAAATTACTGTTGTATCAGCACTTCAAGTGTTGAAGTAGCTGAAACTCAGCTCACTGTCCAAGAACTAGAATTCTGATCCAAATTGGTCTGTATATGATAGAAGTAAGAAGAAATCATTGTTTCTTGTTGGATGAACTTCCAGAGCCGCTACTCCCTGATGATAAGCTAACTGTAGTGCTAAAGGCAGATCAGCAATTGATACTATTCATATTGCATAGTTAGAAGTTTTGATGGTCTAAACTATCCTCAGGTTTCTCAAAATCTGTATTTGCATATTTTCTATGATATTTTTAGCAATTTTTGTATTACAAGTCCAGCTGTCTATGATTACTAAATTATTAGTTGTTTGCTTTCAGGTTCTACAAATTAACGGGATAAAATATGTGCTCAGTACATAGAACAATACTATTTAACATCAATAAACTAAAACCAGAAGTAGAATTACTTAGTGTGGTCTGTACATAGCCAAAATCAGTAGAAATGAGAGATCCCATGCTTAAGTTGAAGGATGCTAATGGATTAATTGGGCCAGATGAAGATCTCCACAGGATCGagacagaaaaaaaaattcttactaTGTATCTTTGTTGTTTTTCTTGCAGACAGAAAAATCCATAAttgaagagaagaagaaacaTGCTGAAGAAGATGTGGCTAAActgaggaaggagaaggaaaataGTGATAAGATAATTTCAGAACTGAATCAGAATCTAGAAGCCATGAAGATGTCATACAATGAACAGTTTCACCAACTGGAAAAGAAGGAGAGAATTGCTCAGATGGAGTTAGAAGAAAAAATAAAGGAGGCTGAATCCCTTTTAGAAGAATCAAGAAACAGAAGAGAAGAGATAGAGGCAATATCagaatctaaatgtcagaattggaACAAGAAAGAAAACAATTTCCAATGTTTCATAAATTCATATCTGCGGTCAGTGCAGGTAATTCATGCTTAATTTTAGCTTTCTTTCACATGCCACTTAAAAAGTAACCATTAACTGTGCCAGGGTTTGAGATTATCCTTTGATTCCATCAAGCTTCAAATAGTGGATAGAGAGAAGAGATGGTTTGAAGAATTTACTAATTTTGGTAAGAATTTGCTAATTCAGATTTTAGCCTTAACATCTTAACATAGTTTTTTCATTCATCTTTCTGTATTGCATACAGGCCAAAAGCTGAAAGTATTAACGGATGCAGCAGGAAATTATCATTCAGTCCTTGAAGAAAACCGGAGGTTATACAATGAGGTCCAGGAACTAAAAGGTGTCCATTAAACATGGAAGTGCTACTTAGAAGTTCTAATGTTCATCTTTCTGTTAACACTTAATTCAGACTGCTTATACATTATTGACAGGAAATATTAGAGTATATTGTCGGATAAGGCCATATCTTTCTggggaaaataaaaaacaaagcacCATATATTATATTGGTGAGAATGGTGAGCTAATTCTGGCAAATCCCACTAAACAGGGAAAAGATGGACAAAGGGTATTCAATTTTAACAAGGTTTTTGGTCCTACTGCTACTCAAGGTTTTGACCATATAGCT
This Musa acuminata AAA Group cultivar baxijiao chromosome BXJ1-2, Cavendish_Baxijiao_AAA, whole genome shotgun sequence DNA region includes the following protein-coding sequences:
- the LOC135595418 gene encoding kinesin-like protein KIN-14C isoform X1; the encoded protein is MNQGALLELPHADDSPASSKAEECTDLDMANLNIDAETAKRRSEVVEWLNYMIPDFNMSVEASAEELRARLVDGTVFCRILKRIIPASSEIVDGHCVTEEERLDNIGRFVSAVKKMGLPSFRVTDLQQGPVTAVVYCLWSLRDHLSWDYGEDKDSPRKFVGDPIERSKPLALNRPKTPKVLSVKNSQMEQHSVNSGENRINSFVDLRLKHVRQTNPVLSDPSTPRSHHSGHKFHELFQLKQGHYYELSAAKISEMMESNNLDNAPTQSLLSVINGILDENIERQNGEIPYRVACLLKKVVQEIERRISTQAEHIRNQNNLIKIREDKYHSRIRVLETLANTLNEETQMVMNQLQHLKTEKSIIEEKKKHAEEDVAKLRKEKENSDKIISELNQNLEAMKMSYNEQFHQLEKKERIAQMELEEKIKEAESLLEESRNRREEIEAISESKCQNWNKKENNFQCFINSYLRSVQGLRLSFDSIKLQIVDREKRWFEEFTNFGQKLKVLTDAAGNYHSVLEENRRLYNEVQELKGNIRVYCRIRPYLSGENKKQSTIYYIGENGELILANPTKQGKDGQRVFNFNKVFGPTATQEEVFLDTRPLIQSILDGYNVCIFAYGQTGSGKTYTMTGPDSSSETDWGVNYRALNDLFQISQTRIETFIYEVGVQMVEVYNEQVRDLLANDSTQKRLGIMTTSLPNGLAVPDASMHTVQSTLDVLELMGIGQTNRAVSATSLNERSSRSHSILTVHVQGMDLKTGATLRGSLHLVDLAGSERIERSEVIGERLKEAQHINKSLSALGDVIFALSQKNTHVPYRNSKLTQVLQSSLGGHAKTLMFVHINPDVGSYSETLSTLKFAERVSGVELGAARSQKEGKDVRDLMEQVTSLKDTIAKKDEEIEQLKLKAFISRSPSIKNERNSNNFLRYNSFSPARTSTLAGTMQHKQRTSTGKLLNNNNEAARKSENCSEIGDHFEYGSQKSVDDNKNQDTFMQLKHTGGISAQASADIELLGFGDEDAEEHLSDISDGVLSMGTETDGSLGSVVEFSLFPEQKKSSEAPKVKMPKIPASIPKPPPKKTAHSTAFLPKTNNALRPPTSLTMPRSRKSTSQVTMSSPARPPRRWQ